A stretch of Amycolatopsis balhimycina FH 1894 DNA encodes these proteins:
- a CDS encoding amidohydrolase family protein, with the protein MDGRIDVHQHAITPAIARLLREANAPFVLPWSLTETWDVFEANGIARGMLSNPIPGGFFTGAAQAADLVSTADESIAALRDEHPDEFGFLAALPMPYVDESLAQLDYAYDVLGADGVVLIPQSGGDYLGCERYLPLFEELNRRSAVVLVHPMMLPGGQVTAPPVVLADFLLDTTRAAVNLMLTRTLDRFPRIRWILAHAGGFLPYAASRVRLLGARFFGVDAATFDDYLGRFWYDTALSAPSALPSLVAGVGVTQVLFGTDWSAAPAGVVSSCTQALDAELTDEARELVNRGNALRLFDRAGAPVVTGAPGPHPASSTS; encoded by the coding sequence GTGGACGGACGTATCGACGTACATCAGCATGCCATCACCCCGGCGATAGCCCGGCTGCTGCGCGAGGCGAACGCACCGTTCGTACTGCCGTGGTCGCTGACCGAAACCTGGGATGTGTTCGAGGCCAACGGCATCGCACGCGGGATGCTCTCGAATCCGATTCCCGGCGGCTTCTTCACCGGCGCGGCGCAGGCCGCCGATCTCGTCAGCACGGCCGACGAGTCGATCGCCGCACTCCGGGACGAGCACCCGGACGAGTTCGGTTTCCTGGCCGCACTGCCGATGCCCTACGTCGACGAATCGCTGGCGCAGCTCGACTACGCCTACGACGTCCTCGGTGCGGACGGTGTGGTCCTGATCCCGCAGTCCGGCGGCGACTACCTGGGTTGCGAGCGGTACCTGCCGCTGTTCGAGGAGCTCAACCGGCGATCCGCGGTGGTGCTGGTGCATCCGATGATGCTGCCCGGTGGGCAGGTCACCGCGCCGCCGGTCGTACTGGCCGACTTCCTGCTGGACACGACCCGGGCGGCGGTCAACCTGATGCTGACCCGGACGCTCGACCGGTTCCCCCGGATCCGGTGGATCCTGGCGCACGCCGGCGGGTTCCTGCCCTACGCCGCGTCCCGGGTACGACTGCTCGGTGCCCGGTTCTTCGGCGTCGACGCGGCCACGTTCGACGACTACCTCGGCCGGTTCTGGTACGACACGGCACTGTCGGCGCCGTCCGCGTTGCCCAGTCTGGTGGCCGGTGTCGGGGTCACGCAGGTGCTGTTCGGCACCGACTGGTCGGCCGCGCCCGCCGGAGTGGTCTCGTCGTGTACCCAGGCGCTTGACGCCGAGCTGACCGATGAGGCCAGGGAACTCGTGAACCGCGGCAACGCGCTGCGGCTGTTCGACCGGGCAGGCGCACCGGTCGTGACCGGTGCGCCCGGGCCTCACCCGGCCAGCTCCACCAGCTGA
- a CDS encoding nucleotide disphospho-sugar-binding domain-containing protein, which translates to MSAFDAGPAGVPSCGEERPAMRVLVTTWAWNSHYLPLVPTMWALRAAGHEVRVASQPRLAPVITESGGVAVPVGPDLDHDEVRARAMGDLSLRAVPAVPAAGESMTGWPADHLARVARVFGVFTAYSEAMLADLLDYARWWRPDLVLYDPTTYAGPLVAAALGVPAVRHTHGVDVTYQARDVVTGLVAPLADRIGVSDVDLVGALTVDPCPPSLQFDSPVRRATIRYLPYNGPAVLPAWLWGAAGERPRVCVTWGTSTSRLAGDMPVPLRELIEWTHELGYEVIACVGAADAATLGPLPDDVRIAESLPLHLVLPSCAAVVHQGGNGTMLTAGYCGVPQLVLPQLPDQTFHAGQLAAANAGRVLVGGEVGPDAVHVELAKLVTGGESATALRTEILAQPTPAAAIPQLVELAG; encoded by the coding sequence GTGAGTGCGTTCGACGCCGGCCCGGCCGGCGTGCCGTCCTGCGGAGAGGAACGTCCCGCGATGCGCGTGTTGGTGACGACTTGGGCATGGAACTCGCATTACCTACCGCTGGTCCCGACGATGTGGGCGTTGCGCGCGGCCGGGCACGAGGTCCGGGTGGCGAGCCAGCCGCGACTGGCTCCCGTGATCACCGAGTCCGGTGGCGTCGCCGTGCCGGTGGGCCCCGACCTGGACCACGACGAGGTACGCGCGCGGGCGATGGGGGACCTGTCGTTGCGCGCGGTGCCGGCCGTACCCGCGGCCGGAGAGTCGATGACGGGCTGGCCGGCCGACCACCTCGCCCGGGTCGCCCGGGTGTTCGGCGTGTTCACCGCCTACAGCGAAGCGATGCTGGCCGACCTTCTCGACTACGCCCGCTGGTGGCGGCCGGACCTCGTCCTGTACGACCCCACGACCTACGCCGGGCCGCTGGTCGCCGCCGCCCTTGGCGTTCCCGCGGTGCGGCACACGCACGGCGTGGACGTGACGTACCAGGCGCGCGACGTCGTGACCGGGCTGGTCGCGCCGCTCGCGGACCGGATCGGAGTGTCCGATGTGGACCTCGTCGGCGCGCTCACCGTCGACCCCTGCCCGCCGAGCCTCCAGTTCGACAGCCCGGTGCGCCGGGCAACCATCCGGTATTTGCCGTACAACGGACCCGCGGTGTTGCCCGCGTGGTTGTGGGGTGCGGCGGGCGAGCGCCCCCGGGTGTGCGTGACGTGGGGTACGTCGACCAGCCGGCTGGCCGGCGACATGCCCGTGCCCCTGCGGGAGCTGATCGAATGGACCCACGAACTGGGCTACGAGGTGATCGCCTGCGTCGGTGCCGCCGACGCCGCGACGCTCGGCCCGTTGCCGGACGACGTGCGGATCGCCGAATCGCTGCCGCTGCACCTCGTGCTGCCCAGTTGCGCGGCCGTCGTCCACCAGGGCGGCAACGGCACCATGCTCACCGCCGGGTACTGCGGTGTCCCCCAGCTGGTCCTGCCTCAGCTGCCGGACCAGACGTTCCATGCCGGGCAGCTCGCCGCCGCGAACGCCGGCCGGGTGCTGGTCGGTGGCGAGGTCGGTCCGGACGCGGTGCACGTAGAGCTGGCGAAGCTGGTGACCGGCGGGGAATCCGCGACCGCGTTGCGGACCGAAATACTCGCGCAGCCCACGCCGGCGGCCGCGATCCCTCAGCTGGTGGAGCTGGCCGGGTGA
- a CDS encoding acetylserotonin O-methyltransferase, with translation MTTPMTRAVAADPVALKRLGNAFCEAKLLLTATELGLFTVLDAGPATAEEVRAALKLGERGVRDFLDALVALGLLERTDGRYRNGPAAGQFLVRDKESYAGGFLERANRMLYPAWGNLTEALRTGAPQAQAPYSAVAANPAKLTAFLSMMDSVNGLLVPDIDRAFPWAEVRTVADIGGARGNLAGLLARNHDTLRGTVFDLPALNEAANAHLAGLGVADRVTFQPGDFFADELPTADVLILGHVLHNWSPEQRKQLVELCYAALEPGGALLVYDAMLDDEPGSISKLLVSLNMLLVTEGGSEYPVGECLGYLADAGFRTTGSHPIGADNTLVIGYK, from the coding sequence GTGACCACACCCATGACCCGAGCAGTGGCCGCCGACCCCGTCGCGCTCAAGCGGCTCGGCAATGCCTTCTGCGAAGCCAAGCTCCTGCTGACCGCGACCGAGCTGGGCCTGTTCACCGTGCTGGACGCGGGCCCGGCCACCGCCGAGGAGGTCCGGGCCGCGCTGAAGCTCGGTGAACGCGGGGTGCGTGACTTCCTGGACGCGCTGGTGGCTCTCGGCCTGCTCGAGAGAACGGACGGCAGGTATCGCAACGGCCCGGCCGCGGGACAGTTCCTCGTTCGTGACAAGGAAAGCTATGCCGGCGGGTTCCTCGAGCGCGCGAACCGGATGCTGTACCCCGCGTGGGGAAACCTCACCGAGGCACTGCGTACGGGCGCCCCGCAGGCCCAAGCGCCCTACAGCGCGGTGGCCGCGAACCCGGCGAAGCTGACGGCGTTCCTGTCCATGATGGACTCGGTGAACGGCCTCCTGGTACCGGACATCGACCGGGCGTTCCCGTGGGCGGAGGTGCGCACCGTGGCGGACATCGGCGGTGCCCGCGGCAACCTGGCCGGACTGCTCGCCCGGAACCACGACACGTTGCGTGGCACGGTGTTCGACCTGCCGGCGCTGAACGAGGCGGCCAACGCGCACCTGGCCGGCCTGGGTGTCGCCGACCGCGTGACGTTCCAGCCTGGTGACTTCTTCGCCGACGAGCTGCCCACCGCGGACGTGCTGATCCTCGGGCACGTGCTGCACAACTGGTCGCCCGAGCAACGCAAGCAACTGGTGGAGCTGTGCTACGCGGCGCTGGAGCCCGGCGGCGCGCTGCTCGTGTACGACGCCATGCTGGACGACGAACCGGGGAGCATCAGCAAGCTCCTGGTCAGTCTCAACATGTTGCTGGTCACCGAGGGTGGCTCCGAGTACCCCGTCGGCGAGTGCCTCGGCTACTTGGCCGACGCCGGTTTCCGCACGACCGGATCGCACCCGATCGGCGCCGACAACACCCTGGTGATCGGCTACAAGTAG
- a CDS encoding nucleotide disphospho-sugar-binding domain-containing protein, protein MRVLFATWAQKGHYQPLVPLGWALRAAGHEVAVLTHPPFAPVVTESGLPAVPVGPDIDVTRQLRERYAPLLHTDAIAGAAEFEKRGGFKGDSEAGRRRDQAQNRLGREMLRIVLDGCTAMLDDAYAFARAWRPDLVVYEPTGFLGGILATVLEVPGVRVLWAPDFSLPMQTLSRRLFGPVIDRFGLSDVDITGTVTLDPCPPDLQVRDDLPRRPMRYVGYPGPLPVAPPELTVRGDRPRVCVTWGTTIHGLRIEGTFLAPEVVRTLSTWDVDVVLAVPESQLPAFGELPPNVIHAGPVPLISVLPACAAVVHQGGGGTTMSSLVSGVPQLAVPTLPDTEFNAKHMAGTGAGIHLPMAGAAVIGKCVRRLLDEPEYRAAAARMRDEAVTMPTPAAVVDGLVDLTSTRL, encoded by the coding sequence ATGCGCGTGTTGTTCGCCACCTGGGCGCAGAAGGGCCACTACCAGCCGCTGGTTCCGCTGGGCTGGGCCCTGCGGGCCGCCGGTCACGAGGTCGCGGTCCTCACCCATCCGCCGTTCGCGCCCGTCGTCACGGAGTCCGGGTTGCCCGCCGTGCCGGTCGGCCCGGACATCGACGTCACCCGGCAGCTTCGCGAACGGTACGCCCCGCTGCTGCACACCGACGCCATCGCCGGCGCCGCGGAGTTCGAGAAACGCGGCGGCTTCAAAGGCGACTCCGAAGCGGGACGGCGGCGGGACCAGGCACAGAACCGGCTCGGCCGGGAGATGCTGCGGATCGTGCTGGACGGCTGTACGGCGATGCTGGACGACGCGTATGCGTTCGCCCGGGCCTGGCGTCCCGACCTCGTGGTGTACGAGCCGACCGGCTTTCTCGGCGGGATCCTGGCCACCGTGCTGGAAGTGCCGGGCGTGCGGGTGTTGTGGGCGCCGGACTTCAGCCTGCCGATGCAGACTCTGTCCCGGCGGTTGTTCGGGCCGGTCATCGACCGCTTCGGTCTGTCCGATGTGGACATAACAGGGACGGTCACGCTGGATCCGTGCCCCCCGGACCTGCAGGTGCGCGATGATCTGCCCCGCCGGCCGATGCGCTATGTCGGCTACCCCGGCCCGCTGCCGGTCGCGCCGCCCGAGCTCACCGTACGGGGCGATCGCCCTCGGGTGTGCGTGACCTGGGGCACCACCATCCACGGGCTGCGCATCGAGGGCACGTTCCTGGCTCCGGAGGTGGTTCGCACACTGTCGACCTGGGACGTCGATGTGGTGCTCGCGGTGCCGGAGTCGCAGCTGCCGGCGTTCGGCGAGCTGCCGCCGAACGTGATCCACGCCGGGCCCGTCCCGCTGATCTCGGTGCTGCCCGCCTGTGCCGCGGTCGTCCACCAGGGCGGCGGTGGCACCACCATGTCCTCATTGGTCTCCGGGGTACCGCAGCTGGCCGTGCCGACGCTGCCGGACACGGAGTTCAACGCCAAGCACATGGCCGGCACCGGTGCCGGAATCCACCTGCCCATGGCCGGCGCCGCGGTGATCGGGAAGTGCGTGCGGCGACTGCTCGACGAGCCGGAATATCGGGCCGCGGCAGCCCGGATGCGCGACGAAGCGGTGACCATGCCGACGCCCGCGGCGGTCGTCGACGGGCTCGTGGACCTGACGAGCACGCGGCTCTAG
- a CDS encoding class I SAM-dependent methyltransferase, translating into MIATKELPEQYGEWNWRWGAPFGFSVENSVDVRHRFDDEDPKRYGPFGFQRNSLTRFYEYPWAFFTADLQPGMRVIDVGGWLSGFQVTLADAGCEVFNVDPSVPEDTRWTTSLKENQPNTARDQHATFLSYFDADVTLIERPLQAVDLPEGTFDRIFAISVLEHVDQGEAGEIVDAMRRLLKPGGRAVLTIDLFFDLPPFGMLPRNFWGINIDVGALVKNSGMDMVHGNPAELLGFPEFDPERVVANIDSYNLSALYPVASQLVVLEKRAG; encoded by the coding sequence ATGATTGCCACCAAAGAGCTGCCCGAACAGTATGGTGAGTGGAACTGGCGCTGGGGTGCACCGTTCGGGTTCTCCGTGGAAAACTCGGTGGACGTCCGGCATCGGTTCGACGACGAGGACCCGAAGCGGTACGGGCCGTTCGGTTTTCAGCGCAACAGCTTGACGCGATTTTACGAGTACCCGTGGGCGTTTTTCACCGCCGATCTGCAGCCCGGCATGCGCGTTATCGACGTGGGCGGATGGCTGAGCGGGTTCCAGGTGACACTCGCCGACGCCGGCTGCGAAGTGTTCAATGTGGACCCGTCGGTGCCGGAGGACACCCGGTGGACCACCTCGCTCAAGGAGAACCAGCCGAACACGGCGCGGGACCAGCACGCGACGTTCCTGTCCTACTTCGATGCGGACGTCACCCTGATCGAGCGGCCGCTGCAGGCCGTCGACCTCCCGGAAGGCACGTTCGACCGGATCTTCGCGATCTCCGTGCTCGAGCACGTCGACCAGGGGGAGGCCGGTGAGATCGTCGACGCGATGCGCCGGCTGCTCAAGCCGGGTGGCCGGGCCGTGCTCACCATCGACCTGTTCTTCGACCTTCCCCCATTCGGTATGCTGCCGCGCAACTTCTGGGGCATCAACATCGACGTCGGCGCCCTGGTCAAGAACTCCGGCATGGACATGGTCCACGGCAACCCGGCCGAGCTGCTCGGCTTCCCCGAGTTCGACCCGGAACGGGTGGTGGCCAACATCGACTCGTACAACCTGAGTGCGCTGTACCCGGTGGCCAGCCAGCTGGTGGTGCTGGAGAAGCGAGCCGGCTAG
- a CDS encoding nucleotide disphospho-sugar-binding domain-containing protein: protein MPFGWALRAAGHEVMVASHPSFAPTITAAGLPALPAGRHVDLVEVLRDTLAKAGWYDKHRQEQRKAKADKNWSDAQRLGSGAGMRRGLNVLRVAADSAAAMADDTVRFIDRWRPDAVVYEPFGFLGPLIAARLDVPALRLLWTVDFLHSVGDVEEELLGELAARIGAPRINAVGDLTLDPCPPRLQVVDDLERQPMRYVPYNGPAVEPAWLRRPKRRRRICVTWGTSIDGLALNDGLLAPAVVRELGKHDVETVVAVVESQRELFGELPENVVNLGRVPLDQALADCDAIIHQGGGGTTMTAVKNGVPQFVLPILPDTMFNAQHVAASKAGTYLWGGDAWGERLTHELGQYLADLDRYQEEAAQMRAEHLAMPSPADVVSLLEKRVR from the coding sequence GTGCCCTTCGGTTGGGCGCTGCGCGCCGCGGGCCACGAGGTGATGGTGGCCAGCCACCCGTCCTTCGCGCCGACGATCACCGCCGCCGGGCTGCCCGCCCTGCCCGCCGGTCGGCACGTGGATCTGGTGGAGGTGCTTCGCGACACCCTCGCCAAGGCGGGGTGGTACGACAAGCACCGGCAGGAACAACGCAAGGCCAAGGCGGACAAGAACTGGTCCGACGCCCAGCGGCTGGGCAGCGGCGCGGGGATGCGCCGCGGCCTCAACGTACTCCGCGTCGCCGCGGACAGCGCCGCCGCGATGGCGGACGACACCGTGCGGTTCATCGACCGTTGGCGGCCGGATGCGGTGGTGTACGAGCCGTTCGGGTTTCTCGGGCCGCTGATCGCAGCCAGGCTGGACGTACCTGCTCTGCGTCTGTTGTGGACAGTCGATTTCCTCCACTCCGTCGGTGACGTGGAAGAGGAGCTGCTCGGCGAGCTCGCGGCCCGGATCGGCGCGCCGCGGATCAACGCCGTCGGCGACCTCACCCTGGACCCGTGCCCACCGCGCCTGCAGGTCGTCGACGACCTGGAGCGCCAGCCGATGCGGTACGTGCCCTACAACGGGCCGGCGGTGGAACCGGCCTGGCTGCGCCGGCCGAAACGGCGCCGGCGGATCTGCGTCACCTGGGGCACCTCGATCGACGGGCTGGCGCTCAACGACGGCCTGCTCGCTCCCGCCGTGGTCCGCGAGCTGGGCAAGCACGACGTGGAGACGGTGGTCGCGGTCGTGGAGTCGCAGCGCGAACTGTTCGGTGAGCTGCCGGAAAACGTGGTCAACCTCGGCCGGGTCCCGCTGGACCAGGCGCTGGCGGACTGCGACGCGATCATCCACCAGGGCGGCGGTGGAACCACCATGACCGCGGTGAAGAACGGCGTGCCGCAGTTCGTGCTGCCGATCCTGCCGGACACCATGTTCAACGCCCAGCACGTCGCGGCCAGCAAGGCGGGAACGTACCTGTGGGGTGGCGATGCCTGGGGTGAGCGGCTGACCCACGAGCTGGGCCAGTATCTCGCCGACCTCGACCGCTACCAGGAGGAAGCGGCCCAGATGCGCGCCGAGCACCTGGCCATGCCCAGCCCCGCGGACGTGGTTTCGTTGCTGGAGAAGCGGGTTCGATGA